In one Clostridia bacterium genomic region, the following are encoded:
- a CDS encoding dienelactone hydrolase family protein gives MKVLLSIVFAFVLSLTALAAESKQVTYKSGDDTVTAMLYTPAGKGPFPALVVIHEWWGLNDWVKEQASKLADQGYASLAIDLYRGKVATSPDEAHEIMRGLPEDRVRRDLLAAFNYLASQKNVDPKKIGSIGWCMGGGYSLMLALNEPRLAASVINYGRLATEPDELKKINASILGIFGGQDRGIPVDSVRKFEQQLKQMGKTVEIHIYPDAGHAFENENNKAGYREADTKEAWQKTTAFLQKHLSAAK, from the coding sequence ATGAAAGTGTTGCTCTCGATTGTGTTCGCATTTGTGCTTTCGCTCACCGCTCTCGCCGCGGAGAGCAAGCAGGTCACGTACAAGAGTGGCGATGATACCGTCACGGCGATGCTATACACCCCCGCAGGCAAAGGCCCGTTTCCCGCACTCGTCGTCATTCACGAGTGGTGGGGGCTCAACGACTGGGTCAAGGAACAGGCATCCAAGCTGGCTGATCAGGGATACGCTTCACTCGCCATCGACCTGTACCGCGGCAAAGTTGCCACCTCTCCGGACGAGGCGCACGAAATTATGCGAGGTCTCCCGGAAGATCGCGTACGCCGCGATCTCCTGGCCGCCTTCAACTATCTTGCCTCGCAGAAGAACGTGGACCCAAAGAAGATCGGTTCCATCGGATGGTGCATGGGAGGCGGATATTCGCTCATGCTCGCGCTCAACGAGCCTCGACTCGCAGCCTCTGTCATCAACTACGGACGCCTCGCAACTGAACCCGACGAACTCAAGAAGATCAATGCCTCCATTCTCGGGATTTTCGGCGGACAGGATCGCGGCATTCCTGTCGATAGTGTTCGAAAATTCGAGCAGCAGTTGAAGCAGATGGGGAAGACCGTCGAAATTCACATTTATCCCGATGCCGGTCACGCCTTCGAAAACGAGAACAATAAAGCCGGATACCGAGAAGCGGACACGAAAGAAGCATGGCAGAAGACTACTGCCTTCTTGCAGAAACACCTCAGTGCTGCCAAATGA
- a CDS encoding alpha/beta hydrolase-fold protein, with the protein MHKRIRALFPVLLVAMFALQSLAQTATPAQPLRFSITLADSASATPVSGRLIVFMSTQKPRGSAMEPGFGGNTRNTWIAAQEVTNWKPGTAVELDPDRLAYPAPFSKAPAGDYYVMSFLDVNHNAAYRTYDAGDIIGDRIIVEKLNPAMSQPIALRIERKVPVRDAKPSEGSELFDFVSPSLSAFWGRPIHMRGVIVLPPSYKKSRQRYPTVYMTHGYGATLNVLAGPYAHGYADKMAGGAPQMIYVLLDESCPGGTHEFADSVNNGPWGHALTAELIPHLEKKYRMDAKPSGRFLTGHSSGGWATLWLQVNYPKIFGGTWSTSPDPTDFRDFIGPDLTKANTNMYRKPDGSPWMLVRMDGKDVEAFEDFARQERVMGEYGGQIASFEWVFSPRGPDGRPMQLFDRDTGVVHPAVAKYWVEHYDISSVVRKRWKEIGPSLKGKINVIVGTADTFHLEGPARLLDGVLKDLGADAKVTYLEGRTHFDLFKDGLDETIAKEMYSVARPKTKVKSAAGGK; encoded by the coding sequence ATGCACAAACGCATACGTGCGCTCTTCCCTGTCCTGCTGGTGGCAATGTTCGCGCTGCAATCGCTGGCGCAGACGGCCACTCCGGCGCAACCACTTCGCTTCAGCATCACGCTTGCAGATTCAGCTTCCGCAACACCGGTCTCGGGGCGGCTAATCGTATTCATGTCCACGCAGAAACCTAGAGGCAGTGCGATGGAGCCCGGGTTTGGCGGAAACACGCGCAACACGTGGATTGCTGCGCAGGAAGTGACGAACTGGAAGCCCGGCACGGCGGTCGAACTCGATCCGGACAGGCTTGCCTATCCCGCTCCGTTCTCCAAGGCTCCTGCTGGCGATTACTACGTCATGTCGTTCCTCGACGTAAATCACAACGCTGCGTATCGCACGTACGACGCGGGAGACATCATCGGCGATCGGATCATTGTCGAAAAGCTGAACCCGGCAATGTCGCAACCGATAGCGCTGAGGATTGAGCGAAAGGTTCCGGTGCGCGATGCGAAACCGTCGGAAGGCTCGGAGTTGTTCGATTTCGTCAGCCCTTCGCTGAGCGCGTTCTGGGGTCGTCCGATCCATATGCGTGGCGTGATCGTTCTGCCGCCCAGCTACAAGAAGAGTAGACAGCGGTATCCGACGGTGTACATGACGCACGGTTACGGCGCGACCCTCAACGTTCTTGCAGGACCTTACGCCCATGGATACGCCGACAAAATGGCGGGCGGCGCTCCACAGATGATCTACGTGCTGCTGGATGAAAGTTGCCCTGGCGGCACACACGAGTTTGCCGATTCCGTAAACAACGGTCCCTGGGGACACGCACTTACGGCTGAGTTGATTCCGCATTTGGAAAAGAAATACCGGATGGACGCCAAGCCGAGCGGAAGATTTCTTACCGGGCATTCGTCTGGCGGATGGGCAACACTGTGGCTACAGGTGAACTACCCGAAGATATTTGGCGGCACTTGGTCCACCTCTCCTGACCCCACCGACTTCCGCGACTTCATCGGGCCGGATCTCACGAAGGCCAACACGAATATGTATCGCAAGCCCGACGGCTCGCCATGGATGCTGGTCCGCATGGACGGGAAAGACGTGGAGGCGTTCGAAGACTTCGCCCGGCAGGAACGCGTGATGGGCGAATACGGCGGGCAGATCGCTTCCTTCGAATGGGTTTTCAGTCCGCGGGGACCGGATGGCCGGCCGATGCAACTGTTCGATCGTGACACCGGCGTTGTGCATCCCGCGGTGGCCAAATACTGGGTGGAACACTACGACATTTCAAGCGTTGTGCGGAAACGCTGGAAAGAGATTGGTCCGAGCCTGAAGGGCAAAATTAACGTGATTGTTGGTACGGCGGACACCTTTCATCTCGAAGGTCCCGCGCGGTTGCTTGACGGCGTTCTGAAGGATTTGGGTGCGGACGCGAAGGTCACGTATCTCGAAGGCCGCACGCACTTCGACCTTTTCAAGGATGGCCTCGACGAAACCATTGCGAAGGAGATGTACTCGGTGGCCCGTCCGAAGACGAAGGTGAAGTCTGCTGCTGGCGGCAAATAG
- a CDS encoding S46 family peptidase: MKRRTVLATLLICALLAPFALADEGLWLFNAPPAEKIKAKYGFTLTQPWLDHVRESAVRFNNGGSGSFVSPHGLAFTNHHVAADCLSKVGTSDKDYIKLGFYAKTQAEELKCPDLELNVLTGIEDVTPQVQGAAKAGMSTAEIGAAQRAVMSQLEADCAKDGQRCDVVTLYSGGAYHLYKYKRYMDVRLVFAPEYGIASFGGDADNFEFPRYALDVTFFRIYENDKPVQLKDYYKWSTTGVKANELVFMAGNPGSTARLNTMAQMEFNRDVQYPLALKWREAGIKAMKEFAAKSPESARITASRMFSLENSQKSQKGYYAALLDKQLMTQKAASEKELRASLAKIDPTIDAAWPAIEQAMDVQKNIYAPYALLERMQGFDSGMAQLARTIVRAAAERQKPNSERIKEYRQSALPSLEQALFSTAPVYDSLEIMTLTHSFMRLLDELGAENATVKRVLGGKTPAEAALRYVTSTKLKEVAFRKTLYEGGTDAVSKSDDPMIVLMRDIDADARALRRKYEDEVDAVVSREGGRIAQARFKLGGMDLYPDATFTLRLSYGAVRGYTEDGRGSVVPKGTEVPYFTVMGGAFDRERKMGANPPYQLPPTWTAAHPKMKLNTPMDFASTADSIGGNSGSPILNVAGEVVGINFDRNMQGLGRNFYYSETGMRHIAVDARGILEALRSIYGAQALADELTGKAAPTAK; encoded by the coding sequence TTGAAGCGACGCACTGTCCTCGCAACATTGCTGATTTGTGCCCTGCTGGCGCCCTTTGCGCTTGCCGATGAAGGGCTTTGGCTTTTCAACGCGCCCCCTGCTGAAAAGATCAAGGCGAAGTATGGTTTCACGCTTACCCAGCCATGGCTGGACCACGTACGCGAGTCGGCGGTGCGCTTCAACAACGGCGGTTCCGGATCGTTCGTCTCGCCCCATGGGCTGGCATTCACGAACCATCACGTGGCAGCCGATTGCCTCTCGAAGGTCGGCACAAGCGACAAGGACTACATCAAGCTGGGTTTCTACGCTAAGACCCAGGCCGAGGAGCTCAAGTGTCCGGATCTCGAATTGAACGTCCTGACGGGCATTGAAGATGTGACGCCGCAGGTGCAGGGAGCGGCGAAAGCGGGAATGAGCACGGCCGAAATCGGCGCGGCGCAACGCGCTGTGATGAGCCAACTGGAAGCGGACTGCGCGAAGGACGGCCAGCGTTGCGACGTAGTGACGCTCTACAGCGGCGGAGCCTATCACCTGTACAAGTACAAGCGATACATGGACGTGCGCCTTGTGTTTGCGCCGGAATATGGGATTGCGAGCTTCGGTGGCGACGCGGATAACTTCGAGTTTCCGCGATATGCGCTCGACGTGACGTTCTTCCGGATTTACGAAAACGACAAACCGGTGCAACTAAAGGACTACTACAAGTGGTCTACAACGGGCGTAAAGGCAAACGAGCTGGTTTTTATGGCCGGCAATCCTGGATCGACGGCGCGCCTGAACACAATGGCGCAGATGGAATTTAATCGCGACGTGCAGTATCCGCTGGCGCTGAAGTGGCGCGAGGCGGGAATCAAAGCGATGAAGGAGTTTGCCGCGAAATCGCCAGAGAGCGCTCGCATCACAGCTAGCCGCATGTTCTCTTTGGAAAACAGCCAGAAGTCGCAGAAGGGCTACTACGCCGCACTGCTGGACAAGCAGTTAATGACTCAAAAGGCAGCGAGTGAGAAAGAACTGCGAGCCAGCCTGGCAAAGATCGATCCGACAATCGACGCTGCGTGGCCGGCAATTGAACAAGCGATGGACGTACAGAAGAATATCTACGCCCCGTATGCTCTGCTGGAGCGGATGCAAGGGTTCGACTCCGGAATGGCGCAGCTTGCGCGAACCATCGTCCGTGCGGCTGCGGAGCGGCAGAAACCAAACAGCGAACGCATAAAGGAGTACCGGCAATCCGCGTTGCCGTCTCTGGAGCAAGCACTATTCTCGACGGCACCGGTATATGACTCGCTGGAAATCATGACGCTCACGCACTCTTTTATGCGGCTGCTTGATGAGCTGGGCGCGGAGAACGCAACGGTGAAACGCGTGCTCGGCGGCAAGACCCCGGCAGAGGCGGCTTTACGGTATGTGACTTCGACTAAGCTGAAGGAGGTTGCGTTCCGCAAAACTTTGTACGAGGGCGGAACGGACGCGGTCAGCAAGAGCGACGATCCCATGATCGTACTCATGCGCGACATTGACGCCGACGCTCGGGCGCTTCGGCGGAAGTATGAAGATGAGGTTGACGCCGTCGTCAGCCGCGAAGGTGGACGCATCGCACAGGCACGCTTCAAACTCGGCGGCATGGACCTTTATCCCGACGCGACGTTCACGTTACGGCTGAGCTATGGCGCGGTGAGAGGCTACACGGAAGATGGCCGAGGCAGCGTGGTGCCGAAAGGGACGGAAGTTCCTTACTTCACAGTTATGGGCGGAGCCTTCGATCGCGAGAGGAAGATGGGCGCTAACCCTCCCTACCAATTGCCTCCGACGTGGACAGCTGCGCACCCAAAGATGAAGCTCAACACACCGATGGATTTCGCTTCCACCGCGGATTCGATTGGCGGCAACTCGGGATCGCCAATCCTGAACGTGGCGGGAGAGGTCGTCGGTATCAACTTCGACCGGAACATGCAAGGGCTGGGCAGAAACTTCTACTACTCGGAAACCGGCATGCGCCACATTGCGGTGGATGCGCGTGGAATTCTGGAAGCTCTTCGCAGCATCTACGGCGCGCAGGCGCTGGCGGATGAACTGACGGGGAAAGCGGCACCAACAGCTAAGTAG
- a CDS encoding NAD(P)H-dependent oxidoreductase, giving the protein MTNPVKIFGIAGSLRKGSYNRAALRAAQQLVPQGATLESFDIAAIPPFSEDIEKTPPAVVTDLKTGVRAADAVLFVTPEYNYSIPGVLKNAIDWGSRPYGDSCWEGKPVAVMGASIGTLGSARAQYHLRQCFVFLNMFPINRPEVMISQAAQRFDQQGNLTDDMSKQLIRELLQNLIDWTNRLRGAPQR; this is encoded by the coding sequence ATGACCAATCCCGTGAAGATTTTTGGAATTGCGGGGAGTCTCCGCAAGGGCTCCTACAATCGCGCTGCTTTACGTGCCGCTCAGCAACTTGTGCCGCAGGGTGCAACGCTTGAAAGCTTCGATATCGCTGCAATTCCGCCTTTCAGCGAAGACATCGAGAAGACCCCACCCGCTGTGGTGACGGATTTAAAGACCGGTGTACGGGCCGCGGATGCGGTTCTCTTTGTCACGCCGGAGTACAACTACTCGATTCCCGGCGTGTTGAAGAATGCAATCGATTGGGGTTCGCGCCCATACGGCGATAGCTGTTGGGAGGGAAAGCCGGTCGCCGTGATGGGAGCTTCGATTGGCACTCTAGGATCGGCGCGGGCGCAATATCACCTCCGCCAGTGCTTTGTGTTCCTCAACATGTTTCCGATCAACCGTCCCGAGGTGATGATCAGTCAGGCGGCGCAACGCTTCGATCAGCAAGGAAACCTCACTGACGATATGTCGAAACAATTGATCCGCGAGCTTCTCCAGAATTTGATCGACTGGACAAACCGGTTGCGCGGCGCCCCTCAGCGTTGA
- a CDS encoding PAS domain S-box protein: MPENQDGRLAALARYTVLDTDPEPIFDNITQLAAVLCGTQMSALTLIDHKRQWIKSTHGLRVTETACDISLFGSYTILGNDVFEVSDTKADPRFANNPVVLSSPHIRFYAGVPLVTTDGFAIGSLAVLDRDPRKLEPHRADALKLLARQAMTQLELLRERTESCGQVGLLVQASPLPTMVVDLEGRVTQWNPAAEQLFGWTAQEVLGRVNPIVPRGTGGLHGAVLHDVLHGKIITSVESTRKHKNGSAVDVSISASPIKSNNGRIIGAFVLYQDIRETKRTTRQLEESLSVLRATLESTTDGILVVDRAGIIQAFNKKFLDIWKMPAPAIGSGMNAEALRSAMDQISEPQPFAARVKELHKAPERESFDVVELKDGRVLERYSAPQRRGEEIVGRVWSFRDVTGRVHLEAQLRQSQKMEAVGSLAGGIAHDFNNLLSIIIGHTALLQSELPPTSESLRRVEEVRDAADRASTLVRQLLTFSRKQSAHSEVLELNTVVRNIFNLIKRLLGEDIELSLQLAHVALPIKADHAKIEQILMNLVVNARDAMTHGGRLIITTDVHVANVPFSDASNIRGDSAELRVADTGPGIDATVLPRIFEPFFTTKEVGKGTGLGLSTVYAIVRQLGGDISVTSQLGEGTEFRVLLPIVSELAGVPQPKDITDVSSSSGHETILVVEDEPELRILVGEVLRQQGYRVLEAKSPQDALRIARAYDDEIHLLLTDVVMPIMRGGELALHIREQRPSIRLLFMSGYAEQDSDHIYRSGSLIEKPFPPQALTAKVRQILDRTEVNDNEDEAQ, translated from the coding sequence TTGCCAGAGAATCAGGACGGGCGTCTTGCTGCGCTCGCAAGGTACACCGTTCTGGATACCGATCCCGAACCAATCTTCGATAACATCACGCAACTCGCGGCCGTACTCTGCGGTACACAGATGTCCGCACTCACGCTTATCGATCATAAGCGCCAGTGGATCAAATCGACCCACGGCCTGCGCGTGACGGAGACAGCATGCGACATATCGTTGTTCGGTAGTTACACGATCCTGGGGAACGATGTTTTCGAGGTCAGTGACACCAAGGCCGATCCACGGTTCGCCAACAATCCCGTGGTTCTCTCCTCCCCGCACATCCGCTTCTACGCGGGCGTACCGCTGGTCACTACCGACGGATTTGCGATCGGTTCGCTCGCGGTTCTCGACCGCGATCCGCGCAAACTTGAACCTCACCGCGCAGACGCGCTGAAGCTTCTTGCGCGCCAAGCGATGACGCAACTCGAATTGCTTCGAGAGCGAACCGAATCCTGCGGGCAGGTTGGGCTTTTAGTACAAGCGTCACCGTTGCCGACCATGGTTGTGGATCTCGAAGGACGCGTAACCCAATGGAATCCGGCTGCAGAACAACTTTTCGGCTGGACGGCTCAGGAGGTTCTCGGCAGGGTAAACCCAATTGTGCCACGGGGCACGGGTGGACTTCATGGAGCCGTGCTGCACGACGTTCTGCACGGAAAGATCATTACCAGTGTCGAATCGACCCGGAAGCATAAAAACGGGAGCGCAGTCGATGTGAGCATCTCGGCCTCTCCCATTAAGTCGAACAATGGCCGGATCATCGGCGCATTCGTGCTCTACCAGGATATTCGCGAAACAAAACGAACTACGCGACAGCTTGAAGAGTCGCTCTCCGTACTGCGAGCGACGCTTGAATCGACCACGGACGGGATTCTCGTTGTGGATCGCGCCGGAATCATACAAGCCTTCAACAAAAAATTTCTCGATATTTGGAAAATGCCGGCCCCCGCGATTGGCAGCGGCATGAACGCTGAGGCCTTGCGAAGCGCGATGGACCAGATTTCTGAACCGCAGCCGTTCGCGGCACGAGTCAAGGAGTTGCATAAAGCCCCCGAGCGGGAGAGCTTTGACGTGGTCGAGCTAAAGGATGGAAGAGTGTTGGAGCGCTATTCTGCGCCGCAGCGCAGAGGCGAAGAGATTGTCGGGCGCGTTTGGAGCTTCCGTGACGTCACTGGGCGCGTTCACCTGGAAGCGCAACTTCGTCAATCGCAGAAGATGGAAGCAGTAGGGTCATTGGCAGGTGGCATCGCGCACGATTTCAACAATCTTCTCAGCATCATCATTGGACACACGGCGCTGCTGCAGTCGGAGTTGCCGCCGACCAGCGAGAGCCTACGCCGCGTTGAAGAGGTGAGAGACGCCGCGGATAGAGCCTCAACTCTGGTCCGCCAGCTACTCACATTCAGTCGCAAGCAAAGCGCTCATTCCGAGGTTCTCGAACTCAATACCGTTGTGAGAAATATCTTCAACCTCATCAAACGGTTGCTCGGAGAAGATATCGAGCTGAGTCTACAACTGGCGCATGTTGCTCTACCTATCAAAGCCGATCACGCAAAAATAGAGCAGATCCTGATGAACCTGGTGGTCAATGCTCGTGATGCCATGACTCACGGGGGCCGCCTGATTATCACAACGGACGTCCACGTCGCGAATGTGCCATTTTCGGACGCTTCTAATATTCGAGGCGATTCTGCCGAACTTCGAGTAGCGGATACTGGGCCGGGGATTGATGCGACCGTCTTGCCTCGGATCTTCGAGCCGTTCTTCACAACCAAGGAGGTCGGCAAAGGAACGGGCTTGGGCCTCTCTACTGTTTACGCAATCGTCCGGCAACTTGGTGGAGACATCTCTGTGACGAGTCAGCTAGGCGAGGGCACGGAATTCAGGGTACTGTTGCCGATCGTCAGTGAACTGGCCGGAGTGCCGCAACCGAAGGACATCACAGACGTGAGTTCCTCCAGCGGACACGAGACCATCCTGGTGGTGGAGGATGAGCCAGAGCTGAGGATATTGGTCGGCGAAGTGCTTCGGCAACAGGGCTACCGGGTGCTGGAGGCGAAATCTCCGCAGGATGCGTTGCGGATCGCGCGAGCTTACGACGACGAGATTCATCTGTTACTTACGGATGTGGTAATGCCAATCATGCGAGGCGGCGAACTCGCACTGCATATCCGGGAACAGAGGCCCTCAATCCGGCTGCTGTTCATGTCAGGATATGCTGAGCAGGATAGCGATCACATCTACAGATCAGGTTCTCTGATCGAAAAACCATTCCCTCCACAGGCATTGACGGCGAAAGTTCGCCAAATACTTGATCGTACAGAAGTAAACGACAACGAAGATGAAGCTCAGTAA
- a CDS encoding sorbosone dehydrogenase family protein: MVPRPRDAWPQAPGGFKVELYASGLENPRLIRTAPNGDYFLAESYAGEIKLLRGVEKDGRAQQTQVFASELNKPFGIAFYPPGPNPQWVYVANTDAVVRFPYQNGDTKARGTMQKIADLPGSGRLRGGGHWTRDIASSPDGKRMWVSVGSHSNADDTDNNQIEHHRANILEFNPDGSGLRVYASGIRNAVGISVDPRTGQLWASVNERDGLGDNLVPDYITHVQQGGFYGWPWYYMGGTQDPRLKGKHPELRNKVITPDVLVQPHSASMQMTFYDGKQFPAEYRGDIFAAQHGSWNRNSPTGYEVLRVPLHKAGKAGGEYEHFITGFVTADGRAWGRPVGVTVGNDGSLLISDDGSNSIWRITYTKK; this comes from the coding sequence GTGGTTCCGCGCCCACGCGACGCGTGGCCTCAAGCCCCTGGCGGATTCAAAGTCGAGCTATACGCGAGCGGCCTCGAAAATCCGCGACTCATCCGGACGGCTCCAAACGGAGACTATTTCCTGGCGGAGAGCTATGCGGGAGAAATCAAATTGCTACGCGGAGTCGAAAAGGACGGTAGGGCGCAGCAGACCCAGGTATTCGCCTCCGAGCTGAACAAGCCATTTGGCATCGCATTCTATCCGCCGGGACCCAACCCACAGTGGGTGTACGTGGCCAACACGGATGCGGTCGTTCGCTTCCCCTATCAGAACGGTGACACGAAGGCTCGCGGAACGATGCAGAAGATTGCGGACCTGCCGGGTAGCGGCCGCCTGCGAGGCGGCGGGCACTGGACGCGCGATATCGCGTCCTCACCCGACGGCAAGAGGATGTGGGTATCGGTCGGCTCACACTCCAACGCAGACGACACTGACAACAACCAGATCGAGCATCACCGCGCCAATATCCTCGAGTTCAATCCTGATGGTTCAGGTCTGCGCGTCTATGCATCGGGGATTCGGAATGCCGTGGGCATTTCCGTAGATCCGAGGACGGGACAGTTGTGGGCATCAGTAAACGAGCGAGACGGACTGGGTGACAACCTTGTTCCGGACTACATCACCCATGTGCAACAGGGCGGGTTCTATGGATGGCCCTGGTACTACATGGGCGGAACGCAGGATCCAAGGCTGAAGGGTAAGCATCCTGAGCTGCGGAACAAGGTCATCACACCCGATGTGTTGGTTCAACCGCACAGCGCGTCTATGCAGATGACCTTCTACGACGGCAAGCAGTTTCCGGCAGAATACCGAGGCGACATCTTCGCGGCACAACATGGCTCCTGGAACCGCAATTCGCCAACCGGATACGAGGTCCTGCGCGTGCCGTTGCACAAGGCCGGCAAAGCTGGCGGAGAATACGAACACTTCATTACCGGCTTTGTGACGGCGGACGGGCGGGCATGGGGACGTCCTGTGGGAGTTACGGTCGGCAACGACGGCTCGTTGCTTATCAGCGATGACGGTTCAAACTCAATTTGGCGCATTACGTACACGAAAAAGTGA
- the bfr gene encoding bacterioferritin, with amino-acid sequence MRGNDAVIEQLNAALSSELSAIAQYMVQAEMCHNWGYKRLGDLTRTRAIEEMRHAEGLIERILFLDGTPVVSVALQPKIGANVQEHLEIDLKDELDAGVQYNNSVKICAGAGDNGSRQLFEHMIQDEERHADFLQAQLHSIQEIGISNYLSEQLKNDQ; translated from the coding sequence ATGCGTGGCAATGATGCAGTTATCGAGCAGTTGAACGCGGCGCTTAGTTCGGAATTGAGCGCGATTGCTCAGTACATGGTTCAGGCCGAAATGTGCCACAACTGGGGTTACAAGCGACTTGGTGATCTCACCCGGACGCGAGCCATCGAAGAGATGCGCCATGCAGAAGGTCTTATCGAGCGCATCTTGTTTCTCGACGGGACACCGGTCGTGAGCGTTGCGCTTCAGCCCAAAATCGGCGCCAACGTCCAGGAGCATCTTGAAATTGATCTGAAGGACGAATTGGACGCAGGGGTGCAGTACAACAACTCCGTAAAGATTTGCGCCGGCGCAGGGGACAACGGTTCGCGGCAGCTCTTCGAGCACATGATCCAGGACGAAGAGCGGCACGCTGACTTCCTCCAGGCGCAGCTCCACTCTATCCAGGAAATCGGAATTTCAAATTATCTTTCAGAACAGTTGAAGAATGATCAATAA
- a CDS encoding carbon starvation protein A: MNTFPIMLGALCIYALAYRYYSAFVAAKALSLDDRRTTPAHTFEDGHNYVPSPRWVLFGHHFAAIAGAGPLVGPTLAAQFGFAPGFLWLLIGAVLAGCVQDFTVLIASVRHRGRSLADVARTEISPFSGLVTMVAVLFILLVTLAGLGIVVVNALSNSPWGVFTIGMTIPIALVMGWWMFKSHPGTIMVTGPSIFGVVLLIASVMAGRWVAGSAAAGTLTFNAHQITILMAIYGFVASVLPVWLLLEPRDYLSTYVKLGTIAVLILGVFIVHPDIRFPAFTQFVHGGGPIIKGHLFPFLFVTIACGAISGFHSLVGSGTTPKMLDKESDGRFIGYGAMLAESLVGVLALIAACSMHPGDYFAINTTPEVFSKLGLSTVNLDMFSREVGENLAGRTGGAVSLAVGMAQIFRGLPGMDRLMGYWYHYAIMFEALFILTTIDTGTRVARYVVQELVGKIYKPFGNSAWLPGNLITTFVVVLAWGYLIYTGSISTLWPLFGTGNQLLATIALAVTTTFLINMGRAKYAWITALPMCFVGVTTVTAGVLSIKNIFWPLTSKPGQVFTGYLDSILMSIFIIGVVLVVADAVRRWFKVLRGAPIPEEAFGTPVTETGEVKMGCC; encoded by the coding sequence ATGAACACGTTTCCGATAATGCTGGGCGCGCTCTGCATCTACGCTCTTGCGTATCGCTACTACAGCGCGTTTGTTGCCGCAAAGGCACTGTCGCTCGATGACCGCCGCACTACGCCAGCGCACACCTTCGAGGATGGGCATAACTATGTTCCCTCGCCGCGCTGGGTTTTATTTGGACACCACTTCGCTGCGATCGCTGGCGCAGGTCCGTTGGTCGGACCCACCCTGGCTGCGCAATTCGGATTCGCTCCGGGCTTCCTATGGCTGCTGATTGGCGCGGTCCTGGCCGGATGCGTACAGGACTTCACGGTGCTCATAGCATCCGTTCGGCATCGAGGCCGCTCACTGGCCGACGTTGCACGCACGGAGATTAGTCCCTTCTCCGGCCTTGTCACGATGGTCGCCGTGCTCTTCATCCTGTTGGTGACCCTTGCGGGACTTGGAATCGTGGTGGTAAACGCGCTTTCGAACAGTCCGTGGGGAGTATTCACCATCGGGATGACGATCCCGATTGCGCTCGTTATGGGGTGGTGGATGTTCAAGAGCCATCCGGGAACGATCATGGTCACGGGCCCCAGCATCTTCGGAGTCGTGCTGCTGATTGCGAGTGTGATGGCCGGGCGGTGGGTGGCGGGGTCAGCCGCCGCGGGGACACTTACGTTCAACGCTCATCAGATCACGATTCTGATGGCGATCTATGGCTTCGTCGCATCCGTGCTGCCGGTCTGGCTGTTGCTTGAGCCTCGCGATTATCTCTCCACGTACGTGAAGCTGGGAACGATTGCAGTTCTTATCCTCGGGGTGTTTATCGTCCATCCCGATATCAGGTTCCCCGCTTTCACCCAGTTCGTCCACGGCGGCGGCCCCATCATCAAAGGTCACCTGTTCCCGTTCCTATTCGTGACCATTGCATGTGGAGCCATATCAGGCTTCCATTCCCTTGTCGGGTCCGGCACCACGCCCAAGATGCTGGATAAGGAGAGTGACGGCCGTTTTATCGGTTACGGAGCGATGCTTGCCGAATCCCTTGTTGGCGTGCTGGCGCTGATCGCAGCCTGCTCAATGCATCCGGGTGATTACTTCGCGATCAATACCACGCCGGAAGTCTTTAGCAAACTGGGCCTGTCTACCGTCAACCTGGACATGTTCTCGCGGGAGGTTGGGGAGAACCTTGCCGGACGCACCGGAGGCGCAGTCTCGCTGGCAGTCGGCATGGCACAGATCTTCAGGGGGCTGCCGGGCATGGATCGCTTGATGGGCTACTGGTATCACTACGCGATCATGTTCGAGGCGCTGTTTATCCTGACGACGATTGACACTGGCACGCGCGTTGCCCGTTATGTCGTGCAAGAACTGGTGGGCAAGATCTACAAGCCATTCGGCAACAGTGCCTGGCTACCGGGAAATCTGATAACCACGTTCGTGGTGGTTCTTGCCTGGGGCTACCTGATCTACACAGGTAGCATCTCGACGCTCTGGCCGCTGTTCGGAACTGGCAACCAGCTGCTTGCGACCATAGCGCTGGCCGTCACAACTACTTTCCTCATCAACATGGGACGGGCGAAGTACGCCTGGATCACGGCGCTTCCAATGTGCTTCGTTGGCGTTACGACGGTAACGGCAGGAGTTCTGTCCATCAAGAATATATTCTGGCCGCTGACGTCCAAACCGGGACAGGTATTCACAGGTTACTTGGATTCCATTCTGATGAGCATCTTCATTATCGGCGTGGTACTGGTCGTTGCTGACGCTGTACGCAGGTGGTTCAAGGTGCTGAGAGGCGCTCCCATACCGGAAGAAGCGTTTGGCACTCCAGTTACCGAAACGGGCGAGGTGAAAATGGGCTGCTGCTGA